Proteins encoded within one genomic window of Streptomyces sp. NBC_01237:
- a CDS encoding SRPBCC family protein, with protein MAIRHRLVHSPPHRLWAVLRDPSRYGDWVVGTDSSRAADGIWPEVGSSIEYAVRLGRREFHGRTVVRLLDPPRTLELEAHSGPLGTARIAFDIRPWGDDTLVLVDEHPLQGVGGQLHNAAVDALLQIRHRAMLRRLAEVVESRADDDADAA; from the coding sequence ATGGCGATACGGCATCGTCTCGTCCACAGCCCGCCCCACCGGCTCTGGGCAGTACTGCGGGACCCGTCACGCTACGGCGACTGGGTCGTCGGCACCGATTCCTCACGTGCGGCGGACGGAATCTGGCCGGAGGTCGGATCCTCGATCGAGTACGCGGTGCGGCTGGGCCGGAGAGAGTTCCACGGACGGACCGTGGTCCGTCTGCTGGATCCCCCCAGGACCCTGGAACTGGAGGCGCACAGCGGGCCGTTGGGAACGGCTCGGATCGCCTTCGACATCCGGCCGTGGGGCGACGACACCCTCGTACTGGTGGATGAGCACCCCTTGCAAGGAGTCGGCGGCCAACTGCACAACGCCGCCGTGGACGCCCTGCTGCAGATACGGCACCGCGCGATGCTGCGCCGGCTCGCCGAGGTCGTCGAGTCGCGTGCCGACGACGACGCCGACGCCGCGTGA
- a CDS encoding LysR family transcriptional regulator, with product MFENDALRLFVTVAESGSFTEAAVRLSYTQSAVSRRIAALEQRAGGPLFDRLPRGVRLNPAGRTLHRHALEVLDRLARAERELAVLQAGLGGLLHVGAFATANISLMPGALRALRDARPEVEVVAAEGPTDTLMRRLSDGALDLAVVSDYPSGLPRADGVTTTELCEDELCVALPRGHRLAGAGRIDLRELRDEAWLQSAYGDRPTMLADACVRAGFSPRKIIRIAEWTGKFGYVAAGLGVALVPSLAARAVPGTLAVCRLTDPALRRTLHVALPSAPLPAALELRGLLRAAVDREQWDT from the coding sequence GTGTTCGAGAACGACGCGCTGCGGCTGTTCGTGACCGTGGCGGAGAGCGGTTCGTTCACGGAGGCGGCGGTCCGGCTCAGCTACACGCAGTCCGCGGTGTCCCGGCGGATCGCCGCGCTGGAACAGCGGGCGGGCGGGCCCCTGTTCGACCGGCTACCTCGCGGCGTACGGCTCAATCCGGCCGGTCGCACGCTGCACCGGCACGCCCTGGAGGTACTGGACCGACTGGCGCGGGCGGAGCGGGAGCTCGCCGTGCTGCAGGCCGGCCTCGGTGGGCTTCTGCATGTCGGAGCATTCGCCACCGCGAACATCTCCTTGATGCCCGGCGCTCTGCGGGCGCTGCGGGACGCCAGGCCGGAGGTCGAGGTGGTCGCGGCCGAAGGCCCGACCGACACCCTGATGCGGCGGCTCTCGGACGGGGCGCTGGACCTCGCCGTCGTCAGCGACTACCCGTCCGGCCTGCCGCGGGCCGACGGTGTCACGACGACCGAGCTGTGCGAGGACGAGTTGTGCGTCGCGCTTCCGCGAGGGCACCGGTTGGCCGGTGCCGGCCGGATCGACCTGCGTGAACTGCGTGACGAGGCCTGGCTGCAGAGCGCTTACGGCGACCGCCCGACGATGCTCGCCGACGCCTGCGTACGGGCCGGATTCAGTCCGAGGAAGATCATCAGGATCGCGGAGTGGACGGGCAAGTTCGGCTACGTGGCCGCGGGACTGGGGGTGGCGCTCGTTCCCTCGCTCGCCGCTCGGGCGGTCCCCGGGACGCTGGCCGTGTGCCGCCTCACCGATCCGGCTCTGCGCCGGACCCTGCATGTGGCTCTGCCCTCGGCGCCCCTGCCGGCCGCCCTGGAGCTGCGCGGCCTTCTGCGTGCTGCCGTCGACCGCGAACAGTGGGATACGTAG
- a CDS encoding FadR/GntR family transcriptional regulator gives MKRISAPRRTASLSAQLVDSLRSHIESGGWPVGTRIPPEQALIEELGVGRSTLREAIGALVHLGLLEPRAGDGTYVRASSELQSVMVRRASSAERDNVLELRTVLEEYASGAAALRRSESQLQQLQELLADADEASAGEDTAAITGVDALFHRAVVRASGNDLLIEVYDYLGTALTSSLGGLPWDAVHAEEHARLHRRLVDAIEARDQGGARYAAAAIVRLTRDHETGTPRAAEDR, from the coding sequence ATGAAACGCATCAGTGCACCGCGGCGGACGGCCAGCCTGTCCGCTCAGCTCGTGGACAGTCTCCGCTCGCACATCGAGTCGGGCGGGTGGCCGGTGGGGACGCGGATCCCGCCGGAACAGGCCCTCATCGAGGAGCTCGGGGTCGGCCGCAGCACCCTGCGGGAAGCGATCGGTGCGCTGGTGCACCTGGGCCTTTTGGAGCCCCGGGCCGGGGACGGCACCTATGTCCGCGCGTCCAGCGAGCTCCAGTCGGTCATGGTGCGGCGGGCGAGTTCCGCGGAGCGGGACAACGTGCTGGAGCTGCGGACCGTTCTGGAGGAGTACGCCTCGGGAGCCGCGGCCCTGCGCCGCAGCGAGAGCCAGTTGCAGCAGTTGCAGGAGCTGCTGGCCGACGCCGACGAGGCCTCCGCCGGTGAGGACACGGCCGCGATCACGGGCGTCGACGCGCTGTTCCACCGGGCCGTGGTCCGGGCGAGCGGGAACGACCTGCTGATCGAGGTGTACGACTACCTCGGTACGGCGCTCACCTCGTCCCTGGGGGGTCTGCCGTGGGACGCCGTCCACGCCGAGGAGCATGCCCGCCTGCACCGGCGGCTCGTGGACGCGATCGAGGCCCGGGACCAGGGCGGCGCCCGCTACGCGGCGGCCGCGATCGTCCGGCTCACCCGCGACCACGAGACCGGTACGCCACGAGCAGCGGAGGACCGGTGA
- a CDS encoding GNAT family N-acetyltransferase has protein sequence METKPLVRRYQTSDEDEVMALWSSASKLAHPFVEGEGEGERARKVREVYLREAENWVADEDGVAVGLLGLIGSEIGGLFVAPRAQGRGIGRALVEHAATLRGDLLLEVFEANPAARGFYGLMGFEERERRVDEETGHVLIVMFRPGR, from the coding sequence ATGGAGACAAAGCCCCTCGTCCGGCGTTACCAGACCTCCGACGAGGACGAGGTGATGGCGCTGTGGTCGAGTGCCTCGAAACTGGCCCACCCGTTCGTCGAGGGTGAGGGCGAGGGTGAGCGGGCCCGCAAGGTCCGTGAGGTCTATCTGCGCGAGGCCGAGAACTGGGTCGCGGACGAGGACGGCGTCGCCGTCGGCCTCCTGGGCCTGATCGGCAGCGAGATCGGTGGCCTGTTCGTCGCGCCCCGGGCTCAGGGGCGGGGTATCGGGCGGGCGCTGGTGGAACATGCCGCGACGCTGCGCGGCGATCTGCTGCTGGAGGTGTTCGAGGCGAATCCCGCGGCCCGTGGCTTCTACGGGCTCATGGGCTTCGAGGAGCGCGAACGCCGCGTGGACGAGGAGACCGGGCACGTCCTGATCGTCATGTTCCGTCCGGGACGCTGA
- a CDS encoding DUF6131 family protein encodes MIVLGVILLVIGLVTGFGILWTIGIVLAVIGAILWILGGIGHAVGGRRHYW; translated from the coding sequence ATGATCGTCCTCGGTGTCATCCTTCTTGTGATCGGGCTGGTGACCGGATTCGGCATTCTCTGGACCATCGGAATCGTCTTGGCCGTCATCGGCGCCATTCTCTGGATTCTCGGTGGTATTGGTCACGCTGTGGGCGGCAGGCGTCACTACTGGTGA
- a CDS encoding M20/M25/M40 family metallo-hydrolase, translating into MLADLEELVVCESYSADLGAVARSAEVVGALGARLLGVAPETIVIKGVTHLRWTFGTPRVLLVGHHDTVWPIGSLETHPWAVAGGRARGPGVLDMKAGLVQMFHALASLPSPEGVCVLVNGDEEVGSTTSRQLIERSARGCAAAFVLEAAADEEGALKTARKGTSRYEVVVHGRAAHSGQEPEKGVNATVEIAHQVLAVAGFGAPSAASGAPSDASGADGETLGAATVTPTLMSSGSARNTVPALARLALDVRAPTTTEQDRIDALVRGLRARTPGARVEVLGGRQRPPMGPESSAALFALASGIADELGQEPLRGRAVGGASDANYTAAVGCPTLDGLGAVGAGAHADSEYVDVARMVPRARLLAELVARTGR; encoded by the coding sequence ATGCTGGCCGACCTCGAGGAGCTCGTGGTCTGCGAGTCCTACTCGGCCGACCTCGGTGCGGTGGCGCGCAGCGCCGAGGTGGTCGGTGCACTCGGGGCGAGGCTGCTGGGGGTCGCGCCGGAGACGATCGTGATCAAAGGAGTGACCCATCTGCGCTGGACCTTCGGCACGCCACGGGTCCTGTTGGTGGGGCATCACGACACGGTCTGGCCCATCGGGTCGCTCGAAACCCACCCCTGGGCGGTGGCCGGTGGGAGGGCTCGCGGTCCCGGGGTTCTGGACATGAAGGCCGGTCTGGTGCAGATGTTCCACGCACTGGCCTCCCTGCCTTCCCCGGAGGGCGTGTGCGTGCTGGTCAACGGGGACGAGGAGGTCGGCTCCACCACCTCACGGCAGCTGATCGAGCGATCCGCGCGCGGATGCGCGGCGGCGTTCGTGCTGGAGGCGGCAGCCGACGAGGAGGGCGCGCTCAAGACCGCCCGCAAAGGCACGTCGCGCTACGAGGTCGTGGTGCACGGCCGGGCCGCGCACTCGGGCCAGGAACCGGAGAAGGGGGTCAACGCCACGGTCGAGATCGCTCACCAGGTGCTGGCCGTCGCCGGTTTCGGAGCTCCGTCGGCCGCCTCCGGAGCCCCTTCGGACGCCTCCGGAGCGGACGGTGAAACCCTGGGTGCCGCGACCGTCACCCCCACCCTGATGTCGTCCGGAAGCGCGCGCAACACCGTGCCCGCGCTGGCGCGGCTGGCGCTCGACGTACGAGCGCCCACCACCACGGAGCAGGACCGGATCGACGCGCTGGTACGAGGGCTCCGCGCGCGGACACCCGGAGCCAGGGTGGAGGTGCTGGGAGGCAGGCAACGTCCGCCCATGGGACCGGAGTCCTCCGCCGCCCTGTTCGCCCTCGCTTCCGGGATCGCCGACGAACTGGGTCAGGAACCGTTGCGCGGGCGCGCCGTCGGCGGGGCCTCCGACGCCAACTACACCGCGGCGGTCGGCTGTCCGACGCTGGACGGCCTGGGCGCTGTGGGCGCCGGCGCGCACGCGGACTCCGAGTACGTCGATGTCGCGCGGATGGTTCCCCGGGCCCGTCTGCTCGCCGAACTCGTCGCGCGGACCGGGCGATGA
- a CDS encoding FAD-dependent oxidoreductase has product MTYAITQTCCNDATCVAVCPVNCIHPTPEERAFGSTEMLYVDPATCIDCGACADACPVDAIFPVDSLFGAQKRYAAINAAYFTDEEPEPAPAGPNFHAWGEPSFARSLPSDFAPIRVAVVGTGPAGMYAAEDLLLHTNAQVTLVDRLPVAGGLVRYGVAPDHPATKKVGDTFARFHSHPRVRMHLGVEVGKDITAEELAAHHDAVIYAVGASADRRLGIPGEDLPGSRSATSFVSWYNAHPEVAPEAVGLSAERVVVVGNGNVALDVARILVTDPATLAGTDIADHALAALRDSTVREVVLLGRRGPEHAACTASELLALGHLPGVELVVDDHDPRTGAAIDSAAPGEKAALLRDVPRRTQDWSRPPAPGRRIVFRFHSAPLEVLGDDSVTGVRVTEGPGEQHIPAGLLLRAVGYRGMPVPGLPFDESGGTVPHEGGRVTGMPGTYVVGWIKRGPSGGIGANRTCAAETVGTLLADAIAGALASPVHPPKAFHRLARSRGRDVVDARGLAAIDRAERARGREHGRPRVKLGTVPALVAAAKGGRRWRTPS; this is encoded by the coding sequence ATGACCTACGCCATCACCCAGACCTGCTGCAACGACGCCACCTGCGTCGCCGTATGCCCCGTCAACTGCATTCATCCGACCCCCGAGGAACGGGCGTTCGGCAGTACCGAGATGCTCTACGTCGACCCGGCGACGTGCATCGACTGCGGTGCCTGCGCCGATGCCTGTCCGGTCGACGCCATCTTCCCCGTGGACAGCCTCTTCGGTGCGCAGAAGCGGTACGCCGCGATCAACGCCGCCTACTTCACGGACGAGGAACCCGAACCGGCTCCCGCCGGACCGAACTTCCATGCCTGGGGCGAGCCTTCCTTCGCGCGCAGCCTGCCGTCCGATTTCGCGCCGATCCGGGTGGCGGTCGTCGGTACCGGACCGGCCGGCATGTACGCCGCCGAGGATCTCCTCCTGCACACCAACGCCCAGGTGACGCTGGTCGACCGGCTGCCGGTGGCGGGCGGTCTCGTCCGCTACGGCGTGGCGCCCGACCACCCCGCGACGAAGAAGGTCGGCGATACCTTCGCACGTTTCCACTCCCATCCCCGTGTACGCATGCATCTGGGCGTCGAGGTCGGCAAGGACATCACCGCCGAGGAACTCGCCGCGCACCACGACGCGGTGATCTACGCGGTCGGTGCCTCGGCCGACCGGCGGCTCGGCATCCCCGGCGAGGACCTGCCCGGCAGTCGCTCGGCCACCTCGTTCGTGTCCTGGTACAACGCCCACCCGGAGGTCGCGCCCGAGGCCGTGGGCCTCTCCGCGGAACGGGTCGTCGTCGTGGGCAACGGCAACGTCGCTCTCGATGTCGCGCGCATCCTCGTCACGGATCCGGCCACGCTGGCGGGTACCGATATCGCCGATCACGCCCTCGCGGCGCTGCGGGACTCGACGGTGCGTGAGGTGGTCCTGCTGGGCCGACGGGGCCCCGAGCACGCCGCCTGCACCGCCTCCGAGCTGCTCGCCCTCGGGCACCTGCCCGGCGTGGAACTCGTTGTGGACGACCACGATCCCCGGACCGGGGCGGCGATCGACAGCGCGGCGCCGGGCGAGAAGGCGGCCCTGCTGCGGGACGTGCCCCGCCGGACGCAGGACTGGTCGCGTCCGCCGGCTCCGGGCCGGCGCATCGTCTTCCGCTTCCACTCCGCTCCCCTGGAGGTGCTCGGTGACGACAGCGTCACAGGGGTGCGGGTGACGGAAGGTCCCGGCGAACAGCACATCCCCGCGGGCCTGCTGCTGCGCGCGGTCGGCTACCGCGGCATGCCGGTTCCGGGCCTCCCCTTCGACGAGTCGGGCGGGACCGTACCGCACGAGGGCGGCCGGGTGACGGGCATGCCCGGGACATACGTCGTCGGCTGGATCAAACGCGGCCCCTCGGGCGGCATCGGAGCCAACCGCACCTGCGCGGCCGAGACCGTCGGCACGCTGCTGGCCGACGCGATCGCGGGTGCCCTGGCCTCCCCGGTCCACCCGCCCAAGGCATTCCACCGTCTCGCCCGTAGCCGTGGCCGTGACGTCGTGGACGCCCGGGGGCTGGCCGCCATCGACCGGGCCGAGCGGGCACGCGGCCGTGAGCACGGCCGCCCGCGGGTCAAGCTCGGCACGGTGCCCGCACTGGTGGCGGCGGCGAAGGGCGGCCGCCGCTGGAGAACGCCGAGCTGA
- a CDS encoding PQQ-binding-like beta-propeller repeat protein: MGRRDGHAVSRRRILGLAGTGLGLVAFGAGVVGCGPEKKVDVPGGSAAPGGDESGDGFTTPPPGTAPEPLWRAEAANSNLSGIDALAVTGDLVLVAGDPLVGRDMAGGKQKWSRAGVTTPGAELVIGGGTLYLTSAEYDGDVVGLDPATGKETWRSRLGEKYQLPRPIAADDRHVYVLAGILEKDFSTPNNVIAAIDTTSGRIAWREQRDAGTEEYGITASVVDGHLIYTDYRENVTVRDTATGRQVWTKKISRSNHRRFAVHEDLVIVADGRRLRALSLAGGKDRWSLRTEEFSTFNDPHVLDGVLYVSDSVRGMWAVEPGTGKRIWHNGELLESATQAWQFAKVGGTLYGATEFDKDGGVHAFDAATGKLRWTYNDKSGDIQQWYVAAAGDRLAVMHGKRLYALPAV; this comes from the coding sequence GTGGGCAGACGTGACGGGCACGCGGTGTCGCGCAGGCGGATACTCGGGCTGGCGGGGACAGGGCTGGGGCTGGTCGCGTTCGGGGCCGGGGTCGTGGGGTGCGGTCCCGAGAAGAAGGTGGATGTACCGGGCGGCAGTGCCGCACCGGGCGGGGACGAGAGCGGTGACGGTTTCACCACCCCACCGCCGGGCACCGCACCCGAGCCGCTGTGGCGGGCGGAGGCGGCGAACAGCAACCTGTCCGGCATCGACGCGCTCGCGGTGACCGGTGACCTGGTTCTGGTGGCGGGCGACCCGCTGGTGGGACGGGACATGGCCGGTGGCAAGCAGAAGTGGTCGCGCGCCGGGGTCACCACTCCCGGAGCCGAACTCGTCATCGGCGGCGGAACGCTCTATCTCACCAGCGCCGAGTACGACGGTGATGTGGTGGGTCTGGACCCGGCCACGGGCAAGGAGACCTGGCGCAGCCGCCTGGGCGAGAAATATCAGCTGCCGCGCCCGATCGCGGCCGACGACCGCCATGTGTACGTCCTCGCCGGCATCCTGGAGAAGGACTTCTCCACCCCGAACAACGTGATCGCCGCGATCGACACCACGTCCGGCAGGATCGCCTGGCGCGAGCAGCGCGACGCGGGGACCGAGGAGTACGGCATCACCGCCTCGGTCGTCGACGGGCACCTCATCTACACGGACTACCGCGAGAACGTGACCGTCCGTGACACGGCGACGGGGCGGCAGGTGTGGACGAAGAAGATCAGCCGGTCCAACCACCGTCGCTTCGCGGTGCACGAGGATCTGGTGATCGTGGCGGACGGGCGGCGGCTGCGGGCGCTCTCACTGGCCGGGGGCAAGGACCGCTGGTCGCTCCGGACGGAGGAGTTCAGCACGTTCAACGACCCGCATGTCCTGGACGGGGTGCTCTACGTCTCCGACAGCGTGCGCGGCATGTGGGCGGTGGAGCCCGGTACGGGCAAGCGGATCTGGCACAACGGGGAGCTGCTGGAGTCGGCCACGCAGGCCTGGCAGTTCGCCAAGGTGGGCGGCACCCTGTACGGCGCGACCGAGTTCGACAAGGACGGCGGTGTGCACGCCTTCGACGCGGCGACCGGGAAGCTGCGCTGGACGTACAACGACAAGTCCGGTGACATCCAGCAATGGTACGTGGCGGCGGCGGGCGACCGGCTGGCCGTGATGCACGGGAAGCGGCTCTACGCGCTGCCCGCCGTCTGA
- a CDS encoding AurF N-oxygenase family protein, which produces MASSTVRPEDQGRLAEQDVARRLLESAAKLSYDPATEVDWETPLDKDDHGASPEWSTLYGTAYWAELTDAQRKALTRQEAASVASTGIWFEMILQQMVLRDMYAKDPTDPRFQWALTEVADECRHSIMFARGAAKLGAPAYRPHRAVVELGRAFKTLAFGEAAYAAILVAEEVLDVMQRDWMRDERVAPFVRTINNIHVVEESRHMKFARDETRKRLRDAGAVRRRINALVVAIASYYIVTSMVNRDVYANAGLDSKRARAEARANEHHKSLMRSSCSGLMEFLASARLLTKPALFFYKRAALI; this is translated from the coding sequence ATGGCAAGCAGCACCGTTCGGCCGGAGGACCAGGGCCGCCTCGCCGAGCAGGACGTCGCCCGACGGCTGCTCGAATCGGCTGCCAAGCTGTCGTACGACCCGGCCACGGAAGTGGACTGGGAGACCCCGCTCGACAAGGACGACCACGGCGCGAGCCCCGAGTGGAGCACGCTCTACGGCACCGCCTACTGGGCGGAGTTGACCGACGCGCAGCGCAAGGCGCTGACCCGCCAGGAAGCGGCGTCCGTGGCCAGTACGGGCATCTGGTTCGAGATGATTCTCCAGCAGATGGTGCTGCGCGACATGTACGCCAAGGATCCGACCGACCCCCGGTTCCAGTGGGCGCTCACCGAGGTCGCCGACGAGTGCCGGCACTCGATCATGTTCGCCAGGGGTGCGGCGAAGCTGGGAGCCCCCGCGTACCGGCCGCACCGGGCGGTGGTCGAGCTGGGGCGGGCGTTCAAGACCCTGGCCTTCGGCGAGGCCGCGTACGCGGCGATACTCGTCGCCGAGGAAGTGCTCGACGTGATGCAGCGCGACTGGATGAGGGACGAGCGGGTCGCGCCCTTCGTGCGCACCATCAACAACATCCATGTGGTGGAGGAGTCGCGGCACATGAAGTTCGCCCGTGACGAGACCCGCAAGCGGCTGCGCGACGCGGGCGCGGTGCGCCGGCGGATCAACGCGCTCGTCGTGGCGATCGCCTCGTACTACATCGTCACCAGCATGGTGAACCGGGACGTCTACGCGAACGCGGGCCTCGACAGCAAGCGGGCCCGCGCCGAGGCCAGGGCCAACGAGCACCACAAGTCCCTGATGAGGTCGAGCTGTTCGGGTCTGATGGAGTTCCTGGCCTCGGCCCGGCTGTTGACGAAACCGGCCCTGTTCTTCTACAAGCGCGCCGCGCTGATCTGA